Within Methanobacterium spitsbergense, the genomic segment TTTTTTGGGAGGGGGTGGAAAGATTTATAGAATAAATAAATTTTCAATAAATGATATAAAGAATTATGATAATTTAATGGTTTTTGCAATTGTAATAACATTATTAGGGATTATTTTTGCTTTGGGTATGGGTAATGTTTCAGCTGTTCCAGGAGACACTATTTATGTTAATGGAAATAGTACACTGGGAAATGATGATTGGAATGGTGAATCTGCAACATATCAATCAGGTATAATCGGCCCGAAATATTCAATAAAAAACGCAACAGGAACAGTAAACGAAAATGGAATGGTAAACATTGCTGATGGACAATACACTGGAAGTGACTACGATGGAATTTCCATTACTAAGAACATGACGATTAATGGTCAAAGTAGAGAAGGCACTATAATAAACGGAACAGGTAACTACCAGATATTCCATATCCAAAATGGAATATATGTTACAATCAACAGCCTAACACTAACCAACGCATATTCACATCAGGGTGGTGCTATCTACAATGAGGGTATTTTGACTGTAACAGACAGTAATCTCATAAATAACACCGCAGGTCATAGTGGTGCTGCTATCTGGAGTAGTGGTACTGTGACTATAACAGACAGTAATCTCACCAGTAACACCGCATTTATGGGTGGTGCTATCTACAATAATGATGGTACTTTGACTATAACAGACAGTAATCTCACCAGTAACACCGCAGATTATGGTGGTGCCATCTATAGTTATTATCTGGGAAATGTGAGTGTTACAAATTGTACAGTCACAAGTAACTGGGCACAAATGTATGGAGGTGCTATCAACAATAATGGTATTTTGACAGTTAATAACAGCACATTCACCAGTAACACCGCACAATATTATTGTGGTGCTATCTTCAATAATCAGGGTACTGTGACTGTTAATGGCAGTACTTTCATCAGTAACACGGGTGATGGTGTTGGTGGTGCTATCTACAATAATGATGGTACTGTGATTGTAAACAACAGTACTTTCACCAGTAACACCTCAAATTCTGGTGGTGGTGCTATCTGCAATACTTTTGGTAATATAACAGTAAACAACAGTACTTTCACCAGTAACACAGCAACTGTTGGTGGTGGTGCTATCTACAATTATGTTGGTACTGTGACTGTTAATGGCAGTACTTTCACCAGTAACACCGCAAATTCTGGTGGTGGTGCTATCTACAATGATGGTGCTACTTTGACTGTAAACAACAGTACTTTCACCAGTAACTTTGCATCTTATGGTGGTGCTATCTACGCTAAGTACGATTCTGGTGATACATTGATAAACAACAGTACTTTCATCAGTAACACCGCAACTTATGATGCTGGTGCTATCTACAATGATGCTGGTGCTACTTTGAATGTGAGTTTCTGTCGAATTATAGGAAACACTCCATATGATATATATTCTAGTGGAGGTTCTTGTGATGTTGATTATAATTGGTGGGGGACTAATTATGTTGGATCCAATCCAGTTACAGCAGAAAGAGTCGTAGGGACAACTGTTTCTAAGTGGTTAGTTCTAACTACTACATCGGATCCGAACACCATTAATACTGGTGAAACCTCAAATATCACAGCTGATCTTTTACATGATCAAGATGGTGTTTACCAAGACCCTGCAGGTGGTCATGTTCCTGATGGAATTGTTGTGAATTTCGCAAGCGATGCATTAGGCACAGTTAACCCATTAACAGGTACTATGATTAATGGTGAAGCGTCAACCATCTTTACAGCAGGTTTAAATCCTGGAATATCTGCAGTAACATCTACTGTTGATGCAGAAACTGTAAATACAGATGTTACAATTAACTCAGCTGCACCTCCAGTTGTTACCAGTACAGATCCGGTTAACAATGCAGTTAATGTCGCATTGAATAAGGTTATAGAGATAACCTTCGACAAAAACATACAAATCGGAATGAACCCTTGGATAGAACTCTATGAAACAGTAACAGGAAACACAAAAACATTCACAACAAACATATTAGACAATATATTATCCATAACACCATCCTCACTACTAGCACTAGGAACACAATACTCTGTTATCCTACACTCCAACAGCATCACAGATATGGCAGGAATTGGATTAGCAGCTCCTTATACAACAAGATTCACTACAGAGGCTGCACCAGTTGTTACCAGTACAAGTCCAGTGTACAATGCATTTAATGTCGCATTGAATAAGGTTATACAGATAACCTTCGATAAAGCCATACAACTCGGAACCAATCCATGGATCGAACTCAAAACAAGCAACAGTGGAACAATAGTACCATACACAACAAACATAATAGGAAATGTACTATCAATAACACCTAACTCACTCTTAAATGCAGGAACTAAATACACAGTCATCCTACACTCCAACAGCATAACAGACATGCAAGGAAATGGTTTAAACACACCGTACACAACCATATTCACAACAACCTTACCACCAGTCGTAACAAGCACAAGTCCAATGAACAACGAAGTTAATGTGGCTGTAAATAAGGTGATACAAATCAACTTCAGCAAAGCCATCCAACTCGGAACTAACTCATGGATAGAACTCAAAAATCAATACGGACAAATAAAACCATACACAACCAGTATAAACGGTAACACACTGAATATAACAGCCAACGCAGCATTTGCAAGAGGAACAACCTACACAGTCATACTACATTCAAACAGCGTTACAAGCACAGGCGGAGCAGGACTAACAACACCATACACAACAAAATTCACAACAACCACAACATAAAATAAATTAAGTGAAATAGAGGATTAAAAATCCTCACATATTTTTTTTATGTAAATAATGGATATTTAGATCAAGTTCTAAAAAAAATAAACCTGTTTTCTGATAGTATTCTCTAAATATGAAGGATAGACCAAAAAAACTAAACAATTAACTTTGAAATACTATTTTGCCTGCATACTTTGCTTTAGATTTCCTTAAAATATTTGATTTTCAAGAATAAATCAATTTCATATAATGTTTGAAAAAAATATTTTTAAGATATTGTCCACTCTGACATATTATATCTCTTTAAAGTTTAATTTATTCAACAAAATTAAGATTGTGTATGAATTTATTGTATTCTTCTCGTAGTTTTTCGCTTGGAGTAGAAAAATAGTTCCTTGTAGTGGATCCTTTCGGTGTCCCATGAGCTGGCGTATGTAATGATGTGGCATTCCTGATTCTTCCAAATTATTATCGAAGATTTTCCTAAGAATATTGCTATGAAAGAAGATTTGTCTTCCTATAAAACCCCATTCACATTCTATATTGAGTTTCCTTAAGAACCATTGAAAAACATCACTCCTTAATCCTTTACCTGTCTTGCCCCTAAAAAGTTTATCATTCACATTTTTAGGAGGATGTTCATTAAATAAACTAAAATTTTTCTAGTAGTTTCAGGAGTGTTGAATGTTACATGAGATGTACCACTCTTAATACGTTGAATATGCCACATTGGGACCATATCCTTGCAAAAATCTTTAATTGCCATGTTATTTAATTTGTTGATTTGATGATACTCTTGTGGGATGTTTATTGCATTTAAGAAGTCTGAAACCTTAAGTTTTAATACATCACCAAGACTAATGCCGCTACTGGACATTAAAAGAATAATTGCTTGATATTTAGTGTTACAATAACTCAATGCTTTTTTAACATCTTCTTTTGTGGGTATGGCTTCTTTTTTAAGGTCTGGTATAAATGCATGATATGTGCGTTTGGGTAGATCTATTTCATAATAAGCATAGAATCCTCTGATGGTTGTAATAATGTCTTCTATTTTTTGTGGACTATAATTATGGCTAATTAGATGCTTCTGTAGATCTATGAGATGTACTTTGATTCTTCTTAATCTTTTCCTGATGCCTATGTCTTCATCAGCTTCCGCTTCCTCAATTAGTTGTTAATGTCATTCCAGTTATATTGGAATAGATACTTAGCTTTATGGTATAGCTCCGTATTGTTTCAGGTCTCAAATTGCGAAAATGGATGTATTCTCTGTATAATGCATCAAAACTAATATCTTAATATATGGGCTTATTTATAGATTTATTCATCAATACATGCCTTAATTCATAAATAAATACAATTAAAAGGCAGGAATTAAACCCAAGACCATTAGTTTACGATTCACATGCTATCTATATATGTGTATGTGTGTATGGCTATATGTATACGTATTTAAACTCATCTTTGAATTTAATAATATATATGGGCTTATTTATATATATACGTTTATATAAGATTAAATATATCCCAAAATTGGAGTTTACATTATAATTTCAATCCATTGTCTTTTATTTTTTTAATAACATCTGATAAAACAGTTTTGAATTCTTCTAAATGTTCTATATTTTCATCTGTAATACGTCAAATTAAACCATTTTTACCTTCTTTAGTAAATGTTTTTAAACTTGAATATAGCTCTATTACAGATTTTCCATCTTCTACTTTACTTAATATACTATAATATTTAATATGTATACTATTGTCGTATCTGCTTACTGGAGAATAACCCTCAAATATGCTTACTAGCTCTCCATCCAAGTTTATGTTCATTGAAAAACTAACTTGTCCCCAATTTATCTTTAAACTATTTTTATCTGAAAATTTATTAAATCGATAAAGAAACTTATTTGGTTCATCTAAAGATTCTAAAAATTCATTATCAGATATTATCTTTCTATTATTAACTGATTTTCTCATTTGAGCTTCCGTGGTTTGACCAATTACCCCTGGTACAAGTGTTTTCAATTCCTGACAATTATTTACCCAATATATTGATTAATTTCCACAGCCAATACATCTGCAGGATCCATCTGTTCATTCAAGAATTCAACAATAGTTTTAAGCTCGTTTGGAATCAAATCAACAACAAATACCATTCGTATTTTGCCAGCTCGAAGATTTGTTTTAACTTTTTCCCAATTTGTTCGGATCAATACTTAATTCTGGATCTTTACCTAAAAAATCGTTTAAATCTTCCTCATCAACTCTGGAAATTATTTCCTCCATATTAATATAAAGCACGGCGTTTGCAGCATAATCAAACATTTGACCTACTAGTTCTTTTCAAATATGATTATTAGCGCTTTTTTTTACTTCTATTATAGTGGCTCTGGAGAAGAGCTTAAATAGGAAGGTTCTAAGTTAATATCATGTGTTGAATCCATTATAAAAGACATAAATTCATTATTTCCCTAACTTATTTTTTTTACTACAAAGAGGGTGATAAATTGATGAATCCATGGCTTGCCTTAGCAATCGGTTTTGCTATAACTCTATTTATATTTGCATTTGTAGGAGGGGGCTGATAAGTCCCTATTTTTTTTAATGATGGACAGCTACCATTGCTTAATAGATGTAAATACTCTAGGAATTTAAGATAATGCGCATGATAATACCATTTATTAAACCTATTACTATTCGTGTTAATCATTATAGACATAATGTAATACAATGATTTAGGATGCCATAGAGAACAATAAATATAAAACGATGATAATACAAATTTAATACAAGGATTTTAGTGATTAAAAGATGGAGGGTGAATAAATTTGATATTAGAAAATAGGAAGTTAAAGGTTACACTTCCCCTATTGCTAATGGGTCTTGCAATACTGTTTTCATTCAGTATTCAAGCAGTATCTGCAGACCCAGCACAACTCTATGTGAATTCTAGCTCGGGAAACGACAACTACAATGGAGAATCTCCGGTATTTGTAAGTGGAATAGTAGGGCCGAAAAAAAGCATTAAGAACGCGACAAACGCCGTAATAAGTGATGGAACAGTGCATATCGCATCTGGTATCTACAATGAAAACAATATAGCTAATTTTAACAAAAATATTAATTTCATTGGAGAAAACAAATATCAAACCGTAATAGACGGAAATAAACTTGGAGGGTTATTCTCCTTAGGTGCGCAAGGGGTGACTTACAGTTACTCATTCGCCAATATGCAATTCCGTAACGGGAGTGCATTTAATGGTGGAGCAATCTCTAATACTTGCGGTAATATTTTAATTGATAACTGTATCTTCAAAAATAATATAGCATCTTATTCTGGAGCTGCAATTTACGGTTTCGGAACAGGCAGTGCTCCTGCAACTTTTACAATTAGCAACTGCAACTTCACCAACAACTCTGCAAGTCATGGGGCAATTGGTATTGGTTTGACCAGTTTAAGTGTAACAGGTAGTGATTTCACAAGTAATACAGGATCAGTAGCAAGTATAATCTGGAGTAATTTTGGTACAATATCGAATTTCCAG encodes:
- a CDS encoding Ig-like domain-containing protein, translating into MVFAIVITLLGIIFALGMGNVSAVPGDTIYVNGNSTLGNDDWNGESATYQSGIIGPKYSIKNATGTVNENGMVNIADGQYTGSDYDGISITKNMTINGQSREGTIINGTGNYQIFHIQNGIYVTINSLTLTNAYSHQGGAIYNEGILTVTDSNLINNTAGHSGAAIWSSGTVTITDSNLTSNTAFMGGAIYNNDGTLTITDSNLTSNTADYGGAIYSYYLGNVSVTNCTVTSNWAQMYGGAINNNGILTVNNSTFTSNTAQYYCGAIFNNQGTVTVNGSTFISNTGDGVGGAIYNNDGTVIVNNSTFTSNTSNSGGGAICNTFGNITVNNSTFTSNTATVGGGAIYNYVGTVTVNGSTFTSNTANSGGGAIYNDGATLTVNNSTFTSNFASYGGAIYAKYDSGDTLINNSTFISNTATYDAGAIYNDAGATLNVSFCRIIGNTPYDIYSSGGSCDVDYNWWGTNYVGSNPVTAERVVGTTVSKWLVLTTTSDPNTINTGETSNITADLLHDQDGVYQDPAGGHVPDGIVVNFASDALGTVNPLTGTMINGEASTIFTAGLNPGISAVTSTVDAETVNTDVTINSAAPPVVTSTDPVNNAVNVALNKVIEITFDKNIQIGMNPWIELYETVTGNTKTFTTNILDNILSITPSSLLALGTQYSVILHSNSITDMAGIGLAAPYTTRFTTEAAPVVTSTSPVYNAFNVALNKVIQITFDKAIQLGTNPWIELKTSNSGTIVPYTTNIIGNVLSITPNSLLNAGTKYTVILHSNSITDMQGNGLNTPYTTIFTTTLPPVVTSTSPMNNEVNVAVNKVIQINFSKAIQLGTNSWIELKNQYGQIKPYTTSINGNTLNITANAAFARGTTYTVILHSNSVTSTGGAGLTTPYTTKFTTTTT